tccacgatgatctcatcggatgaaccacgatgtcgaggattcaatcaatcccgtatacaattccctttgtcaatcggtacgttacttgcccgagattcgatcgtcggtatcccaataccttgttcaatctcgttaccggcaagtcactttactcgtatcgtaacgcatgatcccgtggctaactccttagtcacattgagctcattatgatgatgaattaccgagtgggcccagagatacctctccgtcatacggagtgacaaatcccagtctcgattcgtgccaacccaacagacactttcagagatacctgtagtgcacctttatagccacccagttacgttgtgacgtttggtatacccaaagcattcctacggtatacgggagttgcacaatctcatggtctaaggaaatgatacttgacattagaaaagctctagcaaatgaactacacgatcttgtgctatgcttaggattgggtcttgtccatcacatcattctcctaatgatgtgatcccgttatcaatgacatccaatgtccatggtcaggaaaccataaccatctattgatcaacgagctagtcaactagaggcttactagggacatgttgtggtctatgtattcacacatgtattacggtttccagttaatacaattatagcatgaacaacagacaattatcatgaacaaggaaatacaataataaccattttattattacctctagggcatatttccaacatcgccACCCAAGGGCGCCCGAAGGAACAGCCACACCCCTCGGGCAGCCGCTGAGCACACCAGCACCAGCTCCCGCAAGGACCAGCGCCCGCGGAGCACGCCACCGCCGTCCACCTCCGTCGGCGCCGCCGGCTGCAAGCCCCTGCACCAGATCGAACGGATCTGGGCAGAGCCTCGCTCGCTCGCAGCCCCTCGCCTTCTGCCAGAGGTCTGGTGGATCCCAGTTCTGGCAATCGATTGTCCAGCTTCTTCCGGTTCTCCGCATCGAGACCTCCATCTCGGTCGGCTCTGGAGCTTCGACTCTGTTCTGGTTTGATCGCTGGGCCGGGGACACCCCCTTTGCGGCGCGCTTTCCCGGCCTCTTCTCCATCTCCGTCGATCCCGTGATCTCTGTCGAGAGGGCCCTTCTTGACTTAGGGCGCCTTGCTTTCCGAAGGCCTTTTGGGCCCTtggaatccgccgcctggcgtgagtTGTTAGACTGTGTTGCCCTCCACGAACCTATGGTGGACGGTGGCCCTGACCTGGTGCGTTGGTGCCTTGATCCTTCgggccaattctccaccaagtctCTGTACCTGGCTATCGCCCCCTcttccgccccctccccctctcgaCGGTGTGGTCCATCcgcctacctctgaagatccgtatcttcatgtggcaatggattcgcggTCGAGTCCCGTCCGGGGTTGAGGTTCGCAAGCGGAATGGTCCGGGCACTAGCATCTGCCCGCTTTGCAGTGTCCCCGAAGACTCGAATCACATTTTCTTCTCCTGCGTGTCCGCTCAGTTCATCTGGAGTTGCTTTCGCGAAGCGATCGGTGGAAATTGGTGCCACACCAACTTTCCAGACTTATTTGCCGAACTCCAGATGTCCCCCTTtcgtctcgccacattaggtggcttgagattggggtcctcgcttggaccctctggacgatccgcaataagcttgtgatccagcgcactcctcttcgacgggctactgacgctctcttcaaactttcgggtttcttgcagctttggcagccgcttagccgccctcaggaccgcgacgccatctccgccttcatcgccgGCCTCCGCTCGATGGTTGTCCGTctatcgccgccgcccccgccggaaCCAGACTAGACGCTTTCTCGTCCGGCTTTTTCTGGTTTTTatttttgggcttgttgagctgtgccctcagcagaacctttgtACTGTGTTGTGAGACTTGGGTGTGTGTGGACTAGTCCTTGTATGTGTGCTCTCTGgcagtttgctttatttataaagcggggcgaaagtctTTTTCGGTAATAACATTTGAGATTGTTGTATTCCTTAGAAAAAATTCTGCCGGAGCCTTACTTAGGTTGTGTTTGGTTGTGCACCTTTTCCCAACTTCTGCTTTTGAGAAGCTAAAAGCCAACCAAAGGGGTAAATTCTCACTGTTGTTTGTAAGAATCTGTAGCTTTCTCGTAGTGTAATATTCGCAGCCGGGCTACCCCAACTTCCACAGATTCTAAACCGATCACTTTTAGATGTCTCCATGTGAATTGATGTTATTTACCCACCATGACACTCCCAAGTCATACCGGTTCAGCTCTTTATCTCGATCCATACAGAGGAAACGCACGCACGAGCTTATCCCCTCTGCTCGCTCACGCATGAGGACAAGGAGTCACCGCAGCAGCTAGGGttggcagccgccgccgcccgccaccggcTGCTCCGGTGACCGACGCCGCTTGCTCCGGCGACCCACCGCTGCCACGTGCTCAGCCCCCAGGAACtttcctccctcttcctcactgCTCCCTGCTCCTCCATTCCTCCCGTCCTCCTCTGTCCTGATGCACAGGTCCAACCGGCCGGCAGCGCCGGCGTACCCGGCTCCgttctcctcctccccctcccaactccctccgccctcctcctcctcccccaacTCCCTCACAGGGGTCGCCCCTCCAGCACCAGTCTACCGCCTCATCCTGGTGTTTAGTTATTACATAATTTTTTGCTTAATTTGTTTGTATTTTTCTAACTTGATATGCCTAATTATGTAGAAAATGCGTATGCCTGTATGAATGTCATGTAAACAAATAGCAAACTATAGTCTTTTAATTGTGTATGTGTTACCTATGAATCACCTAAATTGTCATAATTTTCCTTTACAAAATGATGGTTCAGTTACGTACAAATGTACATATCACTGCTTTGTGGTCAATTAGCATATAAACATGTTCACTCATGCTCCGGGGCATTATAGACGTTTCAGAGTTAAATCTACAGTTTCATAGTTGTCTTAACGAAACACCCTCCAGCTTTTCAACAACAGCATTTTCACAGCGGCTTTTCTACAACAGCTTTTCCACAGTAGCTTTTGAAGAATCTACAGCTCAACCAAACACAGCCTTAGTGTCACCCTTGTATTTTACCCTTTATTCTTCGCGAGTTTGTCTTTCATCTCCTTTTCCAAGTCAGCAAATATCTTGAATGACACTACTCATAAACTGGCATTGCTATATATATGGTCAAATGCTAATATTTCGGAAGTGATGTACGCCATTTCCCACTTCACTTGGCAAGGTAGTGTTACGGTGGAAAAAAATGTACATGGAATCGAGCAAAATAAATGCATGTGCGTTCTGTGTCCAGCATCTAATATTTTGCGAAACTAATTTTGTTTTAACCGAATTACCAAATTAGTTAAATGAGATGTGTTTCTAGCCCAACAAAAGAGGTTGGAGAGAGTTTTTACTGCGGAGAGACGACTTCAATTTCTTTTACGATTATTTGCTTAGGTTACAGAGAGATTTTTTTTCGTGATAACAAGGAATAACGATACAGTCAACATAAATTGAAATACGAATGAGATATTTCATTTTGTCATCGAATAAAAAGTTTTGTTATCCATATGATGCCTTTAGTGGTATTTTCCACACAGAAGGACCATACTATCGCAACCTAAGTCTATCATGTGGCACAATATCCTATCTCACataggcaaatttgacaaatttgacctatagacgaaatcaaatcacagaatgaactgtccgtgaaactatttcacgcggctgacccgtggcgcctagctctcaggcgctgcactagtgcaacgcctaggagctaggcgctacactgtatagtgtggcgcctaactctcaggcgctgcacactgacttggTAATTTTCGGACcacacgggtgcgacgctggccgtgtagcgcctatctgtgaggcgttgcacagtgtagtgtggcgccttcgtgtcagGCGTCAcccaaaaaggtcagccgcgtgaaatagtttcacggacagttcattctgtgatttgatttcgtctataagtcaaaattgtcaaatttgcctctCACATATGCATGCAACAAAAACACCAATGTGAGAACACAGTATGGCATCACATGCTCGATCTGTCAATCTGATTGGCAATCTGTTTTCGCCCGTTAGGTTTTGCGGCAAGATTTTCAAACTAGATCAGATGTTGACATGCTTCGACAACTTTTTCGTTAgtaatctctactcctataaaaagctgagttggtgatgatggtgtgcctgccatccttcaTTTATAACCGTTCGATTTATATCCAACGCATCTGAGACAAACTATGTCAGTTTTGCAAAAAGACCTCTGTACTTCACTTCTCGTTTGTAGATAACCCCCTGCCTCTCACGTTCAGCCATCTCTCCCTCTCACCTCATGTAGCCATCTCAGGAAAAAATAAGATGGATCTGGAGAGGTCGCTGCTTTCGGCGCCCGTCTGCCCCCAACTCCTCTCATGCCTTCTCTCAGGCTGCATTGCCGACAAGCACCACGCCCCCTCCTTCTCGccatctcctctgccccttccaagcCATCCTGAGTTACATTCATGGTGgtctagaaaaaataaacaaaatccatACCCAAAaaataattcttaaagatcattttttGCAAAGCacgataagtgttatttcttcaaaaGTTTTGGATGCATGTTGAAcacttgaacgcttttgtttgcaaaagatattcTTTTATCTATTTTGCCTACATTTATTATTCATCCGGATGCTTGTGAGCTCTACAGAAGAaaaatatccgaagaaacctatcgatgtttgttacacatgagatgacctccACATACTTTGTCACATAAACAACTCTCAAATCAATGCATTtcaatgttccgtgcaacgcaacGCATCTTACTAGTTAACTTGTTATGGTCTTACGAGGTAGATATATTCATTATTGCCGTGATAACTATTCGGTGCTAATATAGTAAGCCAAGCATGATGCTATAACCTACCAACTTATAACGACGATTTTCTGTCGAAACATGTGAGATTTTGTTTTGAATCCTTTTATTGAGACGTTGGACATGTTGGTGTATGCATGCAACCCCTCTCTTGAGGATAAAATGTCCATTGTGCTTCATGGCCATAAGACAATAATGCGTATGTGTGATACTTAGATTTTTTTTTTCAAGTTATACAAGAAaaatatacatacataaccaagcTCTCTCACACCACAAGTGATTTCGGTCGTCAAATTTCGCGTTCAGATCGTTCTGTCTGTCAGATATTTGTTTCAGCTCTAGTTTACCGCAACTTAGCTCACCTGTCCTAATGGGTCACTATTCTCGTGACTTTTTTCAAGACCTGGTTGACTGGGCTTTATTGGGATGCCATGCAAGCCCATTTATGTCAAATCTTCTAGCGCTGGCTCGCTACACTCATAAGAAAAACTGTTCACTCGAGGGATCTAGGCGAGGCACTCGATACAAAGAATGTGGCGGCGCGGGCGGTCTACGTCGATCTAGCCGATGCGCGTGTGGGGATCGATCCGGCGCAGGAGGGAGGTAAGGAGCGCGAGGGGAACCAACACGGGGAGGGAGGTGAGGTGTGCGAGGGGATCCGATGCGGGAGGGAGGCGAGGCACACGAGGGGATCTGCCGCTCGAGGGGATTTGCCATGGTCAAAGGGGGATCCGCTACAACAGCGAATCCTATCCAGATCAGGTGACGACTGTCATCTGCTCCTCTCTAGCTCCCTTTCTTGGCCAACACCACTAGGTCAACCACTCCCTCCTCTACCTTGGCGCCCTCTCAAGTGTCCCCTTCACTGGTGGTAGTTCTTGATTTGAATTCGTGTAGATGATGGGGAGAGATGAGCTAGGGCTCGAGGAGGGGAATGAGGAGATGGGGGCTGCCATGGCTCCTCCGCCCAGGAAGATGCAGTCCCGAAGAAAGTGGATCATGTACATCAACATCTTCAAGGTCAAGATTAATGTGCTCGTGCCTACTGGCCTTTCCGGCCCAAAACCACATTGATCACCCCTATAAATTAATGTGTAGCATTCATGAGGGTTCATGCAGTATGATTTACCCTTTTCTCTTTTACTTTTGGTCATTCATATTTGGTGGTAATTTTGACTCTTTTATATAACAGGCCTTCATTTTTTGTTGTGCATTTTTGTCACGTCTAGTTACAAGTGCAAGAATAACACATGTGCCTTCCATGCCTATTGATTTGCTTCGTAGCAAGGATTggttttattttcatttttagCTTATCTGGTATGACACTCTTGAGGCGAGAGATTGGTATATGCAAATGTGCAAGTGCCAGTGATTTGACTTGGATTTCCAATCGGCTATGCCTAAAATTGTTTGAGTTAACTATATACGTTCTAACGAATGCTGTCTTTTTGTATGCAGGCTTCTTGCGTGCTACACTGGTCCAATAAGTAGTGTATTGATTCCATATCATCAAAGCTTCCCAATTCCAATATTGACTTCAGCATATCGGGAAAGGTGTGATATTTTGCAAATGCAATTGAGGGGACTTTTGAATGTTACTCGAAAAGAGAGAAAGAGGATTATCGATTTATGCACTGAACCATGGAATGATTCATGTTGTCCAGCAGTCAATACTAGGCCTATATTATCCAAGATGTTGGTACTTGGATGTGCTTTCTGTCTTTCATGCGAGTCTTGCCCATCATAATAGAGACCACATCTATATTCAGGTACCAATAAACAAAGTACGTACTTGTTATTTTTCACCTtatgttttcattttaattctcaTATTTAATCTTTGTTGCAAACTCAAGTTTAAAGGTAGTCTTTGGTCTAGTGTTTCCAGCCATTGCTACACTTTACACGTTTTGAAGCATACTATGTTTTTCCTTTTgagcttttttattttattttattttgcgaaTAGAACCATTAGTTTATAATCTGCTATAATATTTTATCTTTAGTGTTTAATGCTTCAAAGTATTTATACacattttctctcattttatttgaCAAATGGATTGGAAGGTGCAACCAAGATCTTTCTTGTGGCTCTTTCAAAACACTACACGACGCCAAATAGTTATGTGACTCCATGCTTACGCATAACTTATTATTCCTTAGTTACCTCGCTCGCGCACGGGATCATATGTTATTCACTGATGGTCTCTGTGAACTCCCTGGCGGGTTTCATTCAGAGCAGTTGATGATCGTGAGTGGTTGTCCAAGATGCTCTCTGAAGATCCTAAACTACCGCAAAAGATGCAACTGTAGCACAAATGTGCAGGCCAGACTGCTACTCCTAGTTTTCATTATTCAAAGAGAAAACCCATATGTACTGTAGGTGCGCCGTGTTGTAGGTCTGTAGGTGATAGACCATGCTCGATGGTTCATGGATCAGTTAGCTGTCCATGGTCGGGTAGTAGGCATAGGTGGCGATGCCGCAGTTGGCGCCGTTCCCGCGCGCGAGGCGCATGTAGCCCTCCTCGCCCCACCCCGTCCCCCACTGGTTCTTCACCACCCAGTAGTCCTGCCCGGGGCCGTCCGTCCCGTAGCCCACCACCGTCACGGCGTGGTTCAGCCTCTGCCCGCACGACGGGCTGCCGGAGTACACGCCGCTCATGTAGTGCCGGAAGTCAGGGTCCGTGGCCTCCACGCCCACGGCCACCGGCTGGCTGGCCGCGAGCTCCTGCAACGCGCCCTCGTCGCCGTACAGGGCCGCCCACCCGGGCGCGCCGACGGAGGCGGCCGAGTTTGGCATGACGCCGCCGCTGCGGCACGCGCCCTGCTGGCCGCTGTATGCGTAGGCTGCCTCCGGCTGCAGGCCGCCGCTCGCGGCGACGTAGCGCAGCGCGGCGTTGATGTCACCGCCGTTGCAGGTGTTGGCGCCGCCGGTGCAGTCGAGCACCTGCTGCTCCGACATGGAGATGAGGTCGCCGGTGGCGATCTTCACGAGCCcctccgtcgccgccaccgccgcgaacGCCCAGCAACTTTCTGTACACACGCAACGTGCGCGTAAAACATCTGCTTTGTACTTGTATTCATATGCGAACTTTGGCGTATGGACTATGGTATGCATGCATGAATGCATGCAGAGTTTTACCGCAGGAGAGTTGGTCCTTGACTTGGGTGACGGCACCCTGGGCCCTCCAGTCCATGCTGTCCGGCGTGTCCTGGAAATGGCCAGCGGCAGCCTTGGACATGTTCACAGCTGCCGCCGGCGCGTCGTCCGCGGGACGAAGCCCGCCGTGCTGGTGACGGTAGCCGAGGTGCGTCTCCAGGAACTCATCGTCGGTGAGGTCGGAGAACTGGTTGAGCCCGAGCGTGTACGTCCGGTCGCCCGCCCGGTTGACAGCGTCGACGTGCCGCGCGTTGGCCGCGAACACCTCCTGCCGCCGCAGCTTCTCTTCAGCGTCCGCGTACGCTCGCGCGAACTCGGCCATCCACCGCTCGTGCCTGGCGGCCACGGTGGGCACCCCTCGCGCCGCGGCGAcgtcggcgacgacggcggcggccacgAGCGCGAGCGCGAGCAGTGCGCCGTTGAGGCGGCGCGAGCTGTGAACCGGCGCCATTAGTGAGCTTGCTTATGCTCAGGTCTTGTTGCAATGGGTTCGGGAGCGAGCTAAGCACGTCGCAAGCATGCCGCCCGCGATTCTATTTGTATGCGCGCGAACGGCAGGTAAGATGGGGCATCCGGGCGAGCGGATTCCATATTTTTCGTCGCCGATCACGGCCGTCGCGCGCATACACAGCAGCACCATTACTGTAGATGGAATTGATGCAGAGGCCTAAAAGAAATAGTACTGTGGATGAAGTGCGTTCAAGCACCGTAGTCCAACGTATTGATAGCGAGTCCATGACTCCATGGATGTTCCTATCCGGCGGCTGCTCTCTTCTCTCCGTATATTCTTGAATTcttcgccttcttcttcttcttcttccaagaACTTGTGCGGCACACGGCAGAGTGCTCTGCCCACTCACTAGGATGGACGCACAGAGCTGGAGATGGAGAAGTTGATGTCTGATCGAAATGGGATCGGCCTGCAGTTTCGCTTGCTTGTTTGTCCGTTTTCTTCGTGGAAATCACGCGGATTGCCTCGTAGGTCGTAGCGTACTACTCGAGGAAAAAAATCTCACTGCCTAATTTCGTTGAATGAAGTACACGGTACTGTGTGGGCGCATGTCTATGTCTGGGATAGTCCTTTTGCTCCTGCGTGGGCGCATGTTTTGTGTCTGGAGTGGCCTTATAAACTTGTTTGAACTCTTCTGGTCTTATTAGAGGTAGTCTGCAGGTTTTAGGGTGTCAGTTCGGTTTTCGCCCCATGGTGAGCTGCTCGATGGCGAGTGCTCATTGTGGGTTTCCCAGCGGTGCTTTGAGCTCGCTTTTCCCTTTCTAGGTTTCCTTTTGAACTCTTAAGACTATATGTATTTCCGTTATGCAAGTAATGGAAAGGGGTTACGCCCGGCTT
This window of the Triticum aestivum cultivar Chinese Spring chromosome 5D, IWGSC CS RefSeq v2.1, whole genome shotgun sequence genome carries:
- the LOC123120827 gene encoding ervatamin-B-like, with translation MAPVHSSRRLNGALLALALVAAAVVADVAAARGVPTVAARHERWMAEFARAYADAEEKLRRQEVFAANARHVDAVNRAGDRTYTLGLNQFSDLTDDEFLETHLGYRHQHGGLRPADDAPAAAVNMSKAAAGHFQDTPDSMDWRAQGAVTQVKDQLSCESCWAFAAVAATEGLVKIATGDLISMSEQQVLDCTGGANTCNGGDINAALRYVAASGGLQPEAAYAYSGQQGACRSGGVMPNSAASVGAPGWAALYGDEGALQELAASQPVAVGVEATDPDFRHYMSGVYSGSPSCGQRLNHAVTVVGYGTDGPGQDYWVVKNQWGTGWGEEGYMRLARGNGANCGIATYAYYPTMDS